The following proteins come from a genomic window of Leptospira bandrabouensis:
- a CDS encoding adenylate/guanylate cyclase domain-containing protein encodes MIYGLLAITILFVCILYLMFYLYKQNKEKENLILTYNADLSLLKEDLENREKELLNTKLVSEEFSDKLVDSYTQLSDLDGLLREINSASDLKDILNILGYYIREKFKVPHYLLYVYKEESEVLDFFHSNFPEELSEKVKEEIMGRQIPVSDSYATMYAHAYVRKRKRSFYIKDFESYKTEGVELANKHSANLKSLLIVPLYLRNKFIGTLDLLDYSGIFEVTEQQLNQIKIIADYIAGTIETGYLLNELKQGNIAIQKEKENIEINRLKLENLHKFNRKINSFSQIEDITREVFTYLKNNHRVELGFILLVDPKTNSLVPLMEGAEVFNKGLLVTNFLRTFRPPIAPNIGSLFRTYLKQKPVYLKKSLKWKQLSAIDNSIADSFKLELFGQIPLVVQGQTIGIICVTRLTREQDWTKDEFAEIISFCEQIAGAIHNANLRRDLEKEREKTLHFIRNILPGDLADELIERGEVAPMEYESVSILFTDFKNFTAAAESLSPEDLIEQLDGCFSQFDDIAVRYNFEKLKTIGDSYMAAGGIPQGNFTHPVDACLFAMEIKSFMTQIKSVKQMLGQDFWEIRIGIHTGPVVAGVVGKTKFAYDVWGDTVNTASRMESSGDAGEINLSETTYDKVKRFFECEYRGKIKAKNKGELGMYFLKRLRPEFSRDLDGMVPNQIFLDLYKNLQIGAKIIYRQTGS; translated from the coding sequence ATGATATACGGACTTCTCGCCATTACAATCCTATTTGTATGTATCTTATACTTGATGTTTTATTTATACAAACAAAATAAAGAGAAAGAAAATTTAATTTTAACATACAATGCCGATCTCAGTTTGTTAAAAGAAGATTTAGAAAACAGAGAAAAAGAATTATTAAACACAAAATTGGTTTCAGAAGAGTTCTCAGACAAACTCGTTGATTCCTACACACAACTTTCTGATTTGGATGGCTTATTGAGAGAAATCAATTCGGCTTCCGATCTAAAAGATATTCTTAATATCCTTGGTTATTATATTCGGGAAAAATTCAAAGTCCCACACTATTTATTATATGTTTACAAAGAAGAATCTGAAGTTCTAGATTTTTTTCACAGTAACTTTCCCGAGGAATTATCGGAAAAAGTGAAAGAAGAAATCATGGGAAGACAAATCCCAGTTTCTGATTCGTATGCAACTATGTATGCGCATGCTTATGTTCGCAAACGTAAACGAAGTTTTTACATCAAGGATTTTGAATCATATAAAACAGAGGGAGTCGAACTTGCAAACAAACATTCTGCAAATTTAAAATCCCTATTGATTGTGCCTCTATATCTAAGAAATAAATTTATAGGAACCTTGGATTTATTAGATTATTCTGGAATTTTCGAAGTCACCGAACAACAATTAAATCAGATCAAAATTATTGCAGATTACATTGCCGGAACGATAGAAACCGGATATCTATTAAATGAACTTAAACAGGGAAACATTGCAATTCAAAAAGAAAAGGAAAATATCGAAATCAATCGGCTGAAATTAGAAAATCTACATAAATTCAATCGAAAGATCAATTCGTTTTCGCAAATCGAAGATATCACAAGAGAGGTATTCACTTATCTAAAGAATAACCATCGAGTAGAACTTGGATTTATCCTTCTTGTAGATCCAAAAACGAATTCACTCGTTCCTCTTATGGAAGGAGCAGAAGTTTTTAACAAAGGACTTTTAGTTACCAATTTTCTTAGGACCTTTCGTCCTCCGATTGCACCGAACATAGGATCTCTATTTAGAACCTATTTAAAACAAAAACCAGTATACTTAAAAAAATCTTTAAAATGGAAACAACTTTCAGCCATAGATAACTCCATTGCAGATAGTTTTAAATTGGAGTTATTTGGGCAAATTCCACTTGTGGTCCAAGGACAAACCATAGGAATCATCTGTGTCACTCGTCTCACCAGAGAACAAGATTGGACCAAAGATGAATTTGCAGAAATCATATCCTTCTGTGAACAAATAGCCGGTGCCATTCACAATGCGAACCTTAGGCGAGACTTAGAAAAAGAAAGAGAAAAAACTCTCCATTTTATTCGAAACATTTTGCCTGGCGATCTTGCTGACGAATTAATCGAACGTGGAGAAGTAGCTCCCATGGAATACGAATCAGTGAGTATATTATTCACTGACTTCAAAAACTTTACAGCAGCCGCAGAATCTCTTTCTCCCGAAGATCTTATAGAACAACTAGATGGATGTTTTTCTCAGTTTGATGACATTGCGGTGCGTTACAATTTTGAAAAACTAAAAACCATTGGTGATTCCTATATGGCGGCTGGAGGGATTCCACAAGGAAACTTCACACATCCCGTTGATGCTTGTCTTTTTGCGATGGAAATTAAATCGTTTATGACTCAAATCAAATCAGTAAAACAAATGTTAGGCCAGGATTTTTGGGAAATCCGAATTGGCATTCACACGGGTCCTGTCGTGGCAGGTGTGGTTGGAAAAACAAAATTTGCCTATGATGTTTGGGGAGACACGGTGAATACTGCAAGCCGAATGGAAAGTTCTGGTGATGCAGGAGAAATCAATCTTTCAGAAACCACTTATGATAAAGTGAAACGTTTTTTTGAATGCGAATATAGAGGAAAGATAAAAGCAAAAAACAAGGGAGAATTGGGGATGTATTTTTTAAAAAGACTTCGCCCCGAATTTTCCAGAGATTTGGATGGTATGGTGCCCAACCAGATTTTCCTAGATTTATATAAAAACTTACAAATTGGTGCTAAAATCATATATAGACAAACCGGTTCTTAA
- a CDS encoding peptidoglycan DD-metalloendopeptidase family protein: MKNKRILITPIFLLICTFPILSQTTLEERDKQRQSGLITANQKKQEEILQKYNDFVNRVQTKFPGFKISSSPIDLKQAEGIADHNAAPGSKDKKFKSLSAIAAESFFLQLEPSNTIANRSQVKVKKGDSLEVVMVLKQDVTEKKEGPHWVLVRTKSKQEGYVTQDLLSQTKPAVKSRNTEGLSLDLSSLSGRISEPANNNYSESKKGKEMWVEASSLNMRGEPDVNAYVVARLPKGLKVKIESSTTTEDTIDGITSYWFQISSAYGNGWVFGGYLSSSEVVSYDVQPGEINYPQENPDELKNGEKRFVRSTSLRMRDEPNDYGSVVTTIPGDEKIKIIDSKKEIETIGGVRSKWLYVSWNDEWEGWIFGGFVSKELGPLVDSDDISKYFQIPVDNDRYVSSNFGTRVDPVTGKVGAFHSGIDLPASIGTPIKAVSDGKVWRTTTTSGGYGMLTILSHKNNIFTYYAHQNERQVKEGDTVRSGDIIGQVGNTGKSTGPHLHFEVRKGPDQQALDPDAYLPK, encoded by the coding sequence ATGAAAAATAAGAGAATCCTAATTACGCCGATTTTTCTTTTGATCTGCACTTTCCCTATCCTTTCTCAAACCACATTGGAGGAAAGGGACAAACAACGACAATCAGGTCTCATCACAGCAAACCAAAAGAAACAGGAAGAAATTTTACAAAAATACAATGACTTCGTAAATCGAGTGCAAACTAAATTTCCTGGATTCAAAATTTCATCCTCTCCCATTGATTTAAAACAAGCGGAAGGGATTGCAGATCATAATGCAGCCCCCGGTTCCAAAGATAAAAAATTTAAATCTCTTTCTGCCATTGCTGCCGAAAGTTTTTTTCTCCAACTCGAACCTTCGAATACAATCGCTAATCGTTCCCAGGTAAAGGTCAAAAAGGGAGATTCATTAGAAGTTGTTATGGTCCTAAAACAAGACGTAACAGAAAAAAAGGAAGGACCACATTGGGTTTTGGTTCGAACCAAATCCAAACAAGAAGGTTATGTGACTCAAGATTTGCTATCGCAAACCAAACCTGCCGTTAAATCCAGAAACACAGAGGGACTCTCTTTAGATTTGTCTTCTCTTTCAGGACGAATCTCTGAACCAGCTAACAACAATTATTCAGAAAGTAAAAAAGGAAAAGAAATGTGGGTCGAGGCAAGTTCTCTCAATATGCGAGGAGAACCTGATGTCAATGCTTATGTGGTGGCAAGACTCCCCAAAGGCCTAAAAGTCAAAATCGAATCTTCAACAACCACAGAAGATACCATAGATGGAATCACTTCGTATTGGTTTCAAATTTCGTCTGCATACGGAAATGGATGGGTCTTTGGTGGATATTTGAGTTCTTCCGAAGTTGTATCTTATGATGTCCAACCTGGAGAAATTAACTATCCCCAAGAAAATCCTGATGAATTAAAAAATGGGGAAAAACGATTTGTTCGTTCCACAAGTTTAAGAATGCGAGATGAACCAAACGATTATGGTTCTGTTGTGACAACAATTCCAGGTGATGAAAAAATCAAAATCATTGATTCTAAAAAAGAAATAGAAACCATCGGAGGAGTGAGGTCCAAGTGGTTATACGTTTCTTGGAATGATGAATGGGAAGGTTGGATCTTTGGAGGATTTGTATCCAAAGAACTAGGCCCTCTTGTTGACAGTGACGATATTTCCAAATACTTTCAAATCCCTGTAGATAACGACCGTTACGTGTCATCCAATTTTGGAACGCGAGTAGATCCAGTGACCGGTAAAGTTGGTGCATTTCACTCAGGTATTGATTTACCAGCATCCATTGGTACTCCAATAAAAGCCGTGAGCGACGGAAAAGTTTGGAGAACCACAACAACTAGCGGTGGTTATGGGATGCTAACTATTTTAAGTCATAAAAACAATATTTTTACATACTATGCACACCAAAACGAACGCCAAGTAAAAGAAGGTGACACTGTCCGATCAGGCGACATCATTGGTCAGGTTGGCAATACCGGTAAATCTACCGGCCCACATTTACATTTTGAAGTTAGGAAAGGCCCTGACCAACAAGCATTGGATCCTGACGCCTATTTACCCAAATGA
- a CDS encoding helix-turn-helix transcriptional regulator, producing the protein METRKVRILFLAFYVLSLLVWIAEEIFTLTNPSEYFDRFRIIIATVESFIAISSFLVVFILYKELKAEAVENIHAKSQIHDLKRTNRILKNPELGFWAEAKAQMEEWNLSEAETEIAILLLRGFSQKQIAAVRKKSLRTIENQTASIYEKSSMRGKLEFISYFLTPLLPEED; encoded by the coding sequence ATGGAGACTCGCAAAGTTAGGATTCTATTTTTAGCATTTTATGTTTTATCTCTCCTTGTTTGGATTGCTGAAGAAATTTTCACACTGACCAATCCATCGGAATATTTTGACCGATTCCGAATTATCATTGCAACCGTTGAGTCCTTCATTGCCATTTCTTCCTTTTTGGTTGTCTTTATTCTATACAAAGAATTAAAAGCAGAAGCTGTAGAAAACATACATGCAAAGTCACAGATTCATGACTTAAAACGTACGAACCGAATTTTAAAAAATCCAGAACTTGGATTTTGGGCAGAGGCCAAAGCCCAAATGGAAGAATGGAATCTTTCGGAAGCAGAAACGGAAATTGCCATTCTTTTACTCCGTGGATTCTCCCAAAAACAAATTGCCGCTGTCCGCAAAAAAAGCCTACGAACCATAGAAAACCAAACCGCCTCCATATATGAAAAATCGTCCATGAGGGGAAAATTGGAATTTATTTCTTACTTTTTAACTCCCCTCCTGCCCGAAGAAGACTAA